From one Pseudactinotalea sp. HY158 genomic stretch:
- the eboE gene encoding metabolite traffic protein EboE, whose product MRLRHPDGSLIHLAYCSNVHPAEDPEGIHAQLRRFAGPVRERLGVDRLGVGLWLPAATAALLAADARKLDALRAVLDEQGLEVVTLNAFPYGGFHDRVVKHRVYRPDWTEPERLAFTLDAATVLAGLLPGDAARGSISTLPLAWHTPWSDDARGLARANLDALAVGLERLRERTGRHIRVGFEPEPGCVIETTEEAIAELAGVDTTHLGVCVDACHLATAFEDAGTAVAALASAGLPVVKAQLSAALHVADPAAAATRELLEEFVEERFLHQVREPAPGGGLLHRDDLPDALAGDALPASEPWRIHFHLPLHAAPSAPLAGTGAELVETMRALVGGDRPLTDHLEVETYTWTVLPEGQRPTDDAGLVAGIAAELAQARSHAHDLGLENA is encoded by the coding sequence ATGCGCCTTCGACACCCGGACGGCTCCCTCATCCACCTGGCCTACTGCAGCAACGTCCACCCCGCCGAGGATCCGGAGGGGATCCACGCCCAGCTGCGGCGCTTCGCCGGGCCGGTGCGCGAGCGCCTCGGCGTGGACCGGCTCGGCGTGGGGCTGTGGCTGCCCGCCGCCACCGCCGCCCTCCTCGCCGCCGACGCCCGCAAGCTCGACGCGCTCCGGGCCGTGCTCGACGAGCAGGGCCTCGAGGTCGTCACCCTGAACGCGTTCCCCTACGGCGGATTCCACGACCGGGTGGTCAAGCACCGCGTGTACCGGCCGGACTGGACCGAGCCGGAGCGGCTCGCCTTCACCCTCGACGCGGCCACCGTGCTCGCCGGGCTGCTGCCCGGCGATGCGGCCCGCGGGAGCATCTCCACGCTCCCGCTCGCCTGGCACACGCCCTGGTCCGACGACGCCCGCGGCCTCGCCCGGGCCAATCTGGACGCCCTCGCCGTCGGCCTGGAGCGGCTGCGCGAGCGCACCGGCCGGCACATCCGCGTCGGCTTCGAGCCGGAGCCGGGCTGCGTGATCGAGACGACGGAGGAGGCGATCGCCGAACTCGCCGGGGTCGACACCACCCATCTGGGGGTGTGCGTCGACGCCTGCCACCTCGCCACCGCGTTCGAGGACGCCGGGACGGCGGTCGCGGCCCTGGCCTCGGCCGGGCTGCCCGTGGTCAAGGCCCAGCTGTCCGCGGCGCTGCACGTGGCCGACCCGGCCGCGGCCGCGACCCGGGAGCTGCTCGAGGAGTTCGTGGAGGAGCGCTTCCTGCACCAGGTGCGCGAGCCGGCCCCGGGCGGGGGCCTGCTGCACCGCGACGACCTGCCGGACGCGCTCGCCGGCGACGCCCTGCCGGCGAGCGAACCCTGGCGGATCCACTTCCACCTGCCGCTGCACGCCGCCCCGAGCGCGCCGCTGGCAGGAACCGGCGCCGAACTCGTCGAGACCATGCGTGCACTCGTCGGCGGCGACCGGCCCCTGACCGACCACCTCGAGGTGGAGACCTATACCTGGACCGTGCTGCCCGAGGGGCAGCGCCCGACCGACGACGCGGGCCTCGTGGCCGGCATCGCCGCCGAGCTCGCCCAGGCCCGCAGCCACGCCCACGACCTCGGACTGGAGAACGCATGA
- a CDS encoding alkaline phosphatase family protein, giving the protein MTKLLVLDVVGLTPRLLEHMPRLRRVADRGYQATLETVLPAVTCSAQSTFLTGLLPTDHGIVGNGWLFRDLGDVLLWRQHNGLVEGEKLWETAQATRPDLTVANICWWYAMGATVDTTVTPRPAYYADGRKEPDCWTWPPSVHDRLVAELGPFPLFTFWGPGASIASSEWIIGATRMLMPEHDLTLSYVPHLDYDLQRFGPSGPEAIRAAREVDRALAPLLDDADRLGARVVVLSEYGITDVSRAVDVNRVLRRAGLLHVHHNETGEILDTWTSPAFAVADHQVAHVYVRDEDDIPRVRDLLADVPGVGQVLDAEGKREQGLDHPRSGELVLVAEPDSWFTYYYWLDDANAPDFARLVEIHKKPGYDPVELFMDPQDRWVKLRAGAALARKKLGMRYMMDVVPLDPAPLRGSHGRLPADPLDGPVLLCSDPAAPRTQVRAVEVRDLLLDLVGGRAG; this is encoded by the coding sequence ATGACCAAGCTGCTGGTGCTCGACGTCGTGGGGCTGACCCCCCGCCTGCTCGAGCACATGCCCCGACTGCGCCGGGTCGCCGACCGCGGCTACCAGGCCACCCTCGAGACCGTGCTGCCGGCGGTCACGTGCTCCGCCCAGTCGACGTTCCTCACCGGGCTGCTGCCCACCGACCACGGCATCGTGGGCAACGGCTGGCTGTTCCGCGACCTGGGCGATGTGCTCCTGTGGCGCCAGCACAACGGCCTCGTCGAGGGCGAGAAGCTGTGGGAGACCGCCCAGGCGACCCGTCCGGACCTGACCGTGGCGAATATCTGCTGGTGGTACGCCATGGGCGCGACCGTCGACACGACCGTCACGCCCCGACCGGCCTACTACGCGGACGGGCGCAAGGAACCCGACTGCTGGACCTGGCCCCCCTCGGTCCACGACCGGCTCGTGGCCGAACTCGGCCCGTTCCCGCTGTTCACGTTCTGGGGCCCGGGCGCCTCGATCGCCAGCTCGGAGTGGATCATCGGCGCGACCCGCATGCTCATGCCCGAGCACGACCTCACCCTGTCCTACGTGCCCCACCTCGACTACGACCTGCAGCGCTTCGGGCCCTCCGGACCGGAGGCGATCCGGGCCGCGCGCGAGGTCGACCGGGCGCTCGCCCCGCTGCTCGACGACGCCGACCGGCTCGGCGCCCGGGTCGTGGTGCTGAGCGAATACGGGATCACCGACGTCTCCCGCGCGGTCGACGTCAACCGGGTGCTGCGCCGGGCCGGACTGCTGCACGTGCACCACAACGAGACGGGCGAGATCCTCGACACCTGGACCTCACCGGCCTTCGCGGTCGCCGATCATCAGGTCGCCCACGTCTACGTGCGCGACGAGGACGACATCCCCCGGGTGCGCGACCTCCTCGCCGACGTTCCCGGGGTCGGGCAGGTGCTCGACGCCGAGGGCAAGCGGGAGCAGGGGCTCGACCATCCCCGTTCGGGCGAGCTCGTGCTCGTGGCCGAGCCGGATTCGTGGTTCACCTATTATTACTGGCTCGACGACGCGAACGCCCCCGACTTCGCCCGGCTCGTGGAGATCCACAAGAAGCCCGGCTACGACCCGGTCGAGCTGTTCATGGATCCGCAGGATCGCTGGGTCAAGCTCCGGGCGGGTGCGGCCCTCGCGCGGAAGAAGCTCGGGATGCGTTACATGATGGACGTCGTCCCCCTCGATCCCGCGCCGCTGCGCGGCAGCCACGGCAGGCTCCCGGCCGACCCGCTCGACGGGCCGGTGCTGCTGTGCTCGGACCCGGCCGCGCCGCGCACCCAGGTGCGGGCCGTCGAGGTGCGCGACCTGTTGCTCGACCTCGTCGGCGGCCGCGCCGGCTGA
- a CDS encoding ROK family protein, translated as MTTTTAAGQHSLRELNLAAVVDVIYDDAAPPSRAGVAARTGLTRATVSTLVDRLISARIVRELPLPAARGVGRPGVPLAPAPRSLVGLGLEVNLGYVGARILDLTGEVVAQEILSGDFAGSEPGQVLGQLGHLARELVRGVEAGGMTVAGARLALPGLVRASAGRLEIAPNLGWRDLDPLAPLGLSSMDVGVRNEAKLAGLAQTPMRAAARTRGEVELPGSFVYVSGGVGIGSAILFDRELFEGRHGWSGEIGHVVVHRSGPVCRCGNHGCLEQYAGQGAILAAAGLAPAAGIEAAAGLAPAAGLAPAAGLAPAAGLAPSAGLAPGSGLAPGAGLAPGAGLAPAAGLDDLTAALRSAGEQGARARSAVATAADALGRALADYVNIVDVEAVVLGGIYAPLFEQLRPAIREWLDRGVLYAPHEPVDLLIAPVRDFAALTGGAREVLRGVLADPSPWVNGAA; from the coding sequence GTGACTACGACCACCGCCGCCGGGCAGCACAGCCTGCGTGAACTCAACCTCGCCGCGGTGGTCGATGTGATTTATGACGACGCAGCCCCGCCCTCGCGTGCGGGCGTCGCCGCCCGCACGGGGTTGACGAGGGCGACGGTCTCCACCCTCGTGGATCGGCTCATCTCCGCCCGCATCGTGCGCGAGCTCCCGTTGCCCGCGGCCCGCGGGGTGGGCCGGCCGGGGGTTCCCCTGGCCCCTGCGCCCCGATCGCTCGTGGGCCTGGGCCTCGAGGTGAACCTCGGCTACGTCGGGGCGCGGATACTCGACCTCACCGGCGAGGTCGTGGCGCAGGAGATCCTCAGCGGCGACTTCGCCGGCTCCGAGCCCGGCCAGGTGCTCGGGCAGCTCGGGCACCTGGCGCGCGAGCTCGTCCGCGGGGTCGAGGCCGGCGGAATGACCGTGGCGGGCGCCCGGCTCGCGCTGCCCGGACTCGTGCGCGCGAGCGCCGGGCGGCTCGAGATCGCCCCGAACCTGGGCTGGCGCGACCTCGACCCGCTCGCACCGCTCGGCCTGTCCAGCATGGACGTGGGGGTGCGCAACGAGGCCAAGCTCGCCGGCCTCGCCCAGACCCCGATGCGGGCCGCGGCGCGCACCCGGGGCGAGGTCGAGCTCCCCGGATCGTTCGTCTACGTCTCCGGCGGGGTCGGGATCGGCTCGGCGATCCTGTTCGACCGCGAGCTGTTCGAGGGCCGGCACGGGTGGAGCGGCGAGATCGGCCACGTGGTCGTGCACCGGAGCGGGCCGGTGTGCCGGTGCGGCAACCACGGCTGCCTCGAGCAGTACGCGGGCCAGGGGGCGATCCTCGCCGCTGCCGGACTCGCACCCGCTGCCGGAATCGAAGCCGCCGCCGGACTCGCACCCGCTGCCGGACTCGCACCCGCTGCCGGACTCGCACCCGCTGCCGGACTCGCACCCAGTGCCGGACTCGCACCCGGTTCCGGACTCGCACCCGGTGCCGGACTCGCACCCGGTGCCGGACTCGCACCCGCCGCCGGACTCGACGACCTCACCGCGGCCCTGCGGTCCGCGGGGGAGCAGGGGGCGCGGGCCAGGTCCGCCGTGGCCACGGCCGCCGATGCGCTCGGGCGGGCCCTGGCCGACTACGTCAACATCGTCGACGTCGAGGCCGTCGTGCTCGGCGGGATCTACGCCCCGCTGTTCGAGCAGCTGCGGCCCGCCATCCGGGAATGGCTCGACCGCGGGGTCCTCTACGCCCCGCACGAACCGGTCGACCTGCTCATCGCCCCGGTCCGAGACTTCGCCGCGCTCACCGGCGGGGCCCGCGAGGTGCTGCGGGGAGTGCTCGCAGACCCGAGCCCCTGGGTCAACGGCGCCGCCTAG
- the xylA gene encoding xylose isomerase: protein MTDDIKYSFGLWTVGWQAVDPFGEATRPPLDPADSVRKLAEIGAYGFTFHDNDVFPFDADDADRRARIDSVRRAAEETGLSIEMVTTNTFTHPMFKDGAFTSNNRGVRRFGLRKVLRNVDLAAELGAKTFVMWGGREGTEYDNSKDLHAAHARYAEGIDTVAAYIKERGYSLRIAIEPKPNEPRGDIFLPTIGHALGLIATLDHQDIVGLNPETGHEQMSNLNYTHGLALALYAGKLFHIDLNGQNGPKFDQDLVFGHGNLLSAFFTVDLLENGSPGGGPAFEGTRHFDYKPSRTEGSEGVWESAKANMEMYSMLAAKSKQYRADPEVQEALAHAGVFELGESTLGAGETFEQFLADPTTRETFDVDAAAERDYGLVRLHQLALRHLVG from the coding sequence ATGACCGACGACATCAAGTACTCCTTCGGCCTCTGGACGGTCGGCTGGCAGGCCGTCGACCCGTTCGGCGAGGCGACCCGGCCCCCGCTCGACCCGGCCGACTCGGTGCGCAAGCTCGCCGAGATCGGGGCGTACGGGTTCACCTTCCACGACAACGACGTGTTCCCGTTCGACGCGGACGACGCCGACCGCCGGGCGCGGATCGACTCGGTGCGCAGGGCCGCCGAGGAGACCGGGCTCTCGATCGAGATGGTCACCACGAACACGTTCACCCACCCGATGTTCAAGGACGGCGCGTTCACCTCGAACAACCGCGGCGTACGACGCTTCGGGCTGCGCAAGGTGCTGCGCAACGTCGACCTGGCGGCCGAGCTCGGCGCGAAGACGTTCGTCATGTGGGGCGGGCGCGAGGGCACCGAGTACGACAACTCGAAGGACCTGCACGCCGCCCACGCCCGCTACGCCGAGGGGATCGACACGGTCGCGGCGTACATCAAGGAGCGCGGCTACTCGCTGCGGATCGCGATCGAGCCGAAGCCGAACGAGCCCCGCGGCGACATCTTCCTGCCCACGATCGGGCACGCACTCGGGCTCATCGCCACCCTCGACCACCAGGACATCGTGGGCCTCAACCCCGAGACCGGGCACGAGCAGATGTCGAACCTCAACTACACGCACGGGCTCGCGCTCGCGCTGTACGCCGGCAAGCTGTTCCACATCGACCTGAACGGCCAGAACGGGCCGAAGTTCGACCAGGACCTCGTGTTCGGCCACGGCAACCTGCTCTCGGCGTTCTTCACGGTGGACCTGCTCGAGAACGGCTCCCCCGGCGGCGGGCCCGCGTTCGAGGGCACCCGCCACTTCGACTACAAGCCCTCCCGCACCGAGGGCTCCGAGGGCGTGTGGGAATCGGCCAAGGCGAACATGGAGATGTACTCGATGCTCGCGGCGAAGTCGAAGCAGTACCGGGCCGACCCCGAGGTGCAGGAGGCCCTCGCCCACGCGGGCGTGTTCGAGCTGGGCGAGTCCACGCTCGGCGCCGGGGAGACCTTCGAGCAGTTCCTCGCCGACCCGACCACGCGGGAGACCTTCGACGTCGACGCCGCGGCCGAGCGGGACTACGGCCTCGTGCGCCTGCACCAGCTCGCGCTGCGCCACCTGGTGGGCTGA
- a CDS encoding AEC family transporter, translating to MNGVVTGFATIVAVIAVGYLAARRGIVPGDGDRLLARISFSIAMPALLFLTLMDADPARVFSPLLVGILVSSLAMALVYLLLARLRRRQPLGDLIIGALSSSYVNAGNLGIPIAAYVLGDASYVAPVLFTQLLVLAPISLTILDLTTAATLTPRSWLRPLLNPIILASAAGLALGATGWRLPAVIHDPISLLAGAAVPLALLTYGISLWGSGGLRGVRPSAEMGLGTTLKAVVHPAFAYCLGRFVLHLEAPDLFALTVLAALPTAQNVYVYALRYSTGVALARSTILVTTALSIGVVTAIAAFLG from the coding sequence ATGAATGGCGTCGTCACGGGATTCGCCACGATCGTGGCGGTCATCGCCGTCGGCTACCTCGCGGCCCGGCGCGGGATCGTGCCCGGCGACGGCGACCGACTCCTCGCCCGGATCTCCTTCAGCATCGCGATGCCCGCGCTGCTGTTCCTCACGCTCATGGACGCCGACCCCGCCCGGGTGTTCTCCCCGCTGCTCGTGGGGATCCTGGTGAGCAGCCTGGCGATGGCGCTGGTCTACCTGCTCCTCGCCCGCCTCCGCCGCAGGCAGCCGCTCGGCGACCTCATCATCGGGGCACTGTCGTCGTCCTACGTCAACGCCGGCAACCTCGGCATCCCGATCGCGGCATACGTGCTCGGCGACGCCTCCTACGTGGCCCCGGTGCTGTTCACCCAGCTGCTCGTGCTCGCGCCGATCTCGCTCACGATCCTCGATCTGACCACGGCCGCCACGCTCACCCCGCGCTCCTGGCTGCGCCCGCTGCTCAATCCGATCATCCTCGCCTCCGCCGCGGGCCTCGCGCTCGGGGCGACCGGCTGGCGCCTGCCCGCCGTCATCCACGATCCGATCTCGCTCCTGGCCGGGGCCGCCGTGCCGCTCGCGCTGCTCACCTACGGCATCTCGCTGTGGGGCTCGGGCGGGCTTCGCGGCGTGCGTCCCTCCGCCGAGATGGGATTGGGGACGACGCTCAAGGCAGTCGTGCATCCCGCGTTCGCCTACTGTCTGGGTCGCTTCGTGCTGCACCTCGAGGCGCCCGACCTGTTCGCCCTTACCGTGCTCGCGGCGCTCCCGACGGCGCAGAACGTCTACGTGTACGCGCTCCGGTACTCCACCGGGGTCGCGCTCGCGCGTTCGACGATCCTCGTGACCACGGCGCTCTCGATCGGCGTCGTGACGGCCATCGCGGCCTTCCTCGGCTGA
- a CDS encoding nucleotidyl transferase AbiEii/AbiGii toxin family protein encodes MAGASPPRNITQLNERLAEVAEGLVIPVARARVMLCTLVVAQMLPEAVAVKGGMGIKLRLGESGTRATSDLDVSTRARGEEFAQAFRMRLSEGWGRVPPSKREARRNPGAMSRIAFTATVRARRIHDPGLARPEYVMHPYRVSIAFLDVPWGGLDVEVSDPEIDPYAYSRREVDRDLTQFGAHFGFGEFRPVAVVDLEYQIAQKLHAVTDPAYMRAHDLVDLQLLWQAKPDLPSLHSLCVRTFAWRDQQPWPPLPLRPMDGWALGYADAREETRVAGRTSILPDVAEARLWLAEIIDVIGTTGIDD; translated from the coding sequence ATGGCAGGCGCGAGTCCGCCGCGGAATATCACGCAGCTCAATGAGCGACTGGCCGAGGTTGCGGAAGGGCTGGTGATACCGGTGGCCCGGGCTCGGGTCATGCTGTGCACGCTCGTCGTAGCGCAGATGCTCCCCGAGGCCGTTGCAGTCAAGGGAGGGATGGGCATCAAACTGAGACTTGGGGAATCGGGCACACGAGCAACGTCGGACCTCGATGTTTCTACGCGCGCTCGCGGGGAGGAATTCGCGCAGGCGTTTCGAATGCGACTCTCGGAGGGCTGGGGGAGGGTTCCGCCGTCGAAGCGTGAGGCTCGACGGAATCCCGGGGCGATGAGCCGGATCGCCTTCACAGCGACAGTGAGGGCGCGGCGGATCCACGATCCGGGACTCGCCCGGCCGGAATACGTCATGCACCCGTACCGGGTGTCGATCGCGTTTCTGGACGTCCCGTGGGGTGGGCTCGACGTCGAGGTCTCCGATCCCGAGATCGATCCGTACGCCTACAGTCGACGAGAGGTCGACCGCGACCTCACACAGTTCGGTGCGCATTTCGGATTCGGTGAGTTTCGGCCCGTCGCGGTGGTCGATCTCGAATACCAGATTGCGCAGAAGCTTCACGCCGTGACCGATCCCGCGTACATGCGCGCACACGACCTGGTCGATCTGCAGCTACTCTGGCAGGCGAAGCCGGATTTGCCGAGTCTCCACAGTCTCTGTGTGCGGACGTTTGCGTGGCGAGATCAGCAGCCGTGGCCGCCGCTTCCGTTGCGTCCGATGGATGGCTGGGCGTTGGGCTATGCCGACGCACGCGAAGAGACTCGAGTGGCCGGGCGCACTTCGATCCTGCCCGACGTCGCGGAAGCACGGCTGTGGCTCGCCGAGATCATCGACGTCATCGGAACAACCGGGATCGACGACTGA
- a CDS encoding type IV toxin-antitoxin system AbiEi family antitoxin domain-containing protein → MTYRRDLWEVAVSHHGVVTVASADDAGVPPVEVRKLASRGALRRYGHGVYVHRGAPTSRLTEPAVAVALGGAGAFLQRESVFDLLGIGQFNPKRIRVGTRRRVRRALPEWMALESRVDVPDADITRYDGIPATTVRRALEDLRPRMPHERWRALLDEAELRGLISATEAHELKGGWNGRRESAAEYHAAQ, encoded by the coding sequence TTGACGTATCGGCGTGATCTGTGGGAGGTCGCCGTATCCCACCACGGCGTGGTGACCGTTGCGTCCGCCGACGACGCCGGGGTGCCGCCGGTGGAGGTGCGCAAGCTCGCCTCCCGTGGTGCGCTTCGCCGCTACGGTCACGGGGTCTATGTGCATCGGGGAGCGCCCACGTCGCGACTGACGGAGCCTGCCGTGGCTGTGGCGCTTGGAGGCGCGGGGGCATTCCTTCAGCGTGAGTCCGTGTTCGACCTCCTGGGCATCGGCCAGTTCAATCCGAAGAGGATTCGGGTGGGGACGCGCCGTCGCGTCCGGCGGGCACTCCCCGAATGGATGGCGCTCGAGTCTCGTGTCGACGTGCCCGACGCGGACATCACGAGGTATGACGGCATTCCCGCGACGACAGTTCGGCGGGCACTCGAGGATCTCCGTCCTCGGATGCCGCACGAGCGCTGGCGGGCACTGCTCGACGAGGCGGAGCTACGAGGCCTGATCAGTGCCACGGAAGCACATGAATTGAAGGGAGGGTGGAATGGCAGGCGCGAGTCCGCCGCGGAATATCACGCAGCTCAATGA